Proteins from a genomic interval of Pseudomonas anuradhapurensis:
- the aceK gene encoding bifunctional isocitrate dehydrogenase kinase/phosphatase yields the protein MPQPWPAVEIARMILAGFDDYRDHFQRITLGARERFEQARWQDIQRAAAARINLYEEKVAEVNGWLRQGFAEDVLLDVAQWPLVKDAYIHLIDPRLDDELAETWYNSLFCSLFSHDLISDGCMFIHTTRPSMRGRERAAQTRTYRPDGGLKGLLRAVFADYPFDVPYGDLEGDLARLEEQLRDCLPDWVCKDPALALELFVPVLYRNKGAYLVGRLYNSDEQWPLVIPLLHREGHGIEADALITDEAEVSIIFSFTRSYFMVDVPVPAEFVNFLKRILPGKHIAELYTSIGFYKHGKSEFYRALINHLASSDDRFVMAPGVRGMVMSVFTLPGFNTVFKIIKDRFSPSKTVDRATVIDKYRLVKSVDRVGRMADTQEFADFRFPRSKFEPECLAELLEVAPSTVALEGDTVLIRHCWTERRMTPLNLYLEHASEAQVLEALEDYGLAIKQLAAANIFPGDMLLKNFGVTRHGRVVFYDYDEISFLTEVNFRHIPPPRYPEDEMSGEPWYSIGPHDVFPEEFPPFLFADIGQRRLFSRLHGELYDADYWKRLQAAIRDGKVIDVFPYRRKGR from the coding sequence ATGCCCCAGCCCTGGCCCGCCGTCGAAATCGCCCGGATGATCCTCGCCGGCTTCGACGATTACCGCGACCATTTCCAGCGCATCACCCTCGGCGCCCGCGAGCGCTTCGAACAAGCGCGCTGGCAGGATATCCAGCGTGCCGCTGCCGCCCGCATCAACCTCTATGAAGAAAAGGTCGCCGAGGTCAACGGCTGGCTGCGCCAAGGGTTTGCCGAGGATGTGTTGCTGGACGTGGCGCAATGGCCGCTGGTGAAGGACGCCTACATCCACCTGATCGACCCGCGTCTGGACGACGAGCTGGCCGAGACCTGGTACAACTCGCTGTTCTGCAGCCTGTTCAGCCACGACCTGATCAGCGACGGCTGCATGTTCATCCACACCACCCGGCCCTCGATGCGCGGCCGCGAACGGGCCGCGCAAACCCGCACCTATCGACCTGACGGTGGCCTGAAGGGCTTGCTGCGGGCGGTATTTGCCGATTACCCGTTCGATGTGCCGTATGGCGACCTGGAAGGCGACCTGGCGCGCCTGGAGGAGCAGTTGCGCGACTGCCTGCCGGACTGGGTCTGCAAGGACCCGGCCCTGGCCCTGGAGCTGTTCGTGCCGGTGCTGTACCGCAACAAGGGGGCCTACCTGGTCGGCCGGCTATACAACAGCGACGAGCAGTGGCCGCTGGTGATCCCGCTGTTGCACCGCGAAGGGCACGGCATCGAGGCCGATGCGCTGATCACCGACGAGGCCGAGGTATCGATCATCTTTTCCTTCACCCGCTCGTACTTCATGGTCGACGTGCCGGTGCCTGCGGAATTCGTCAACTTCCTCAAGCGCATTCTGCCGGGCAAGCACATTGCCGAGCTGTACACCTCGATCGGGTTCTACAAGCACGGCAAGTCGGAGTTCTACCGGGCGCTGATCAACCACCTGGCCAGCAGCGACGACCGCTTCGTCATGGCGCCCGGGGTCCGTGGCATGGTCATGAGTGTGTTCACCCTGCCAGGCTTCAATACCGTGTTCAAGATCATCAAGGACCGTTTTTCGCCATCGAAGACGGTCGACCGTGCCACGGTGATCGACAAGTACCGGCTGGTGAAGAGTGTCGATCGGGTGGGGCGTATGGCCGATACCCAGGAGTTTGCCGATTTTCGCTTTCCGCGCAGCAAGTTCGAGCCGGAGTGCCTGGCCGAACTGCTGGAGGTGGCACCCTCGACCGTGGCGCTGGAGGGCGACACGGTGCTGATTCGCCACTGCTGGACCGAGCGGCGCATGACGCCCCTGAACCTGTACCTGGAGCATGCCAGCGAGGCCCAGGTGCTGGAGGCGCTGGAGGATTACGGCCTGGCCATCAAGCAGCTGGCGGCGGCGAATATCTTCCCTGGCGACATGCTGCTGAAGAATTTTGGCGTTACCCGGCATGGCCGGGTGGTGTTCTACGACTATGACGAAATCAGCTTTCTGACCGAGGTAAACTTCCGCCACATTCCACCGCCGCGCTATCCCGAAGACGAGATGTCGGGCGAGCCATGGTACTCGATCGGGCCGCATGATGTGTTTCCCGAAGAATTTCCGCCGTTTTTGTTCGCCGATATCGGCCAGCGCCGGTTGTTCAGCCGCTTGCATGGTGAGCTGTACGACGCGGATTACTGGAAGCGGCTGCAGGCGGCGATACGCGACGGGAAAGTGATTGATGTGTTTCCGTATCGACGCAAGGGGCGGTGA
- a CDS encoding DMT family transporter, which translates to MSPIALARLLTLAAVWGASFLFMRIIAPALGTVPTAFFRVSIACLGLVALFAAARVRWDFQGKLGACLVLGMINSGIPATFYSVAAQVLPAGYSAIFNATTPLMGVLVGALFFREPLTLAKLCGIFLGLFGVGILSGAGPVALDLALLQGALACLAATTCYGFAGFLARRWVSGLDSRLSALGSMLGATLMLSPLFAWSALSQPPASWGGWQVWLSLLGLGLLCTAFAYILYFRLLEEIGPVKASTVTFLIPVFGVLWGAWLLDEPLSMAHLYGGVLIGAALWLVLRPARR; encoded by the coding sequence GTGAGCCCCATCGCCCTAGCCCGCCTGCTGACCCTTGCCGCCGTCTGGGGGGCGAGCTTCCTGTTCATGCGCATCATCGCCCCGGCGCTTGGCACGGTACCGACCGCGTTTTTCCGCGTGTCCATCGCCTGCCTGGGCCTGGTCGCGCTGTTTGCTGCCGCCCGGGTGCGCTGGGACTTCCAGGGCAAGCTCGGCGCCTGCCTGGTGCTGGGCATGATCAACTCCGGCATTCCGGCCACCTTCTATTCCGTGGCCGCCCAGGTGTTACCGGCCGGTTATTCGGCCATCTTCAACGCCACCACGCCGCTGATGGGCGTGCTGGTCGGCGCGCTGTTCTTCCGCGAACCGCTGACCCTGGCCAAGCTGTGCGGCATCTTCCTCGGCCTGTTCGGCGTCGGCATCCTCAGCGGTGCCGGCCCAGTGGCCCTCGACCTGGCCCTGCTGCAGGGCGCCCTCGCCTGCCTGGCAGCCACCACCTGCTACGGCTTTGCCGGTTTCCTCGCCCGCCGCTGGGTCAGCGGCCTGGACAGCCGCCTGTCGGCACTGGGCAGCATGCTCGGCGCTACCCTGATGCTCAGCCCGCTGTTCGCCTGGAGCGCACTGAGCCAGCCACCGGCCAGCTGGGGCGGCTGGCAGGTGTGGCTGTCGCTGCTGGGCCTGGGCTTGCTGTGTACGGCATTCGCCTACATCCTGTACTTCCGCCTGCTGGAGGAAATCGGCCCGGTCAAGGCCAGCACCGTGACCTTCCTGATTCCGGTGTTCGGCGTTTTGTGGGGGGCGTGGCTGCTGGACGAACCGCTGTCGATGGCGCACCTGTACGGCGGCGTGCTGATCGGTGCGGCGTTGTGGCTGGTACTGCGCCCGGCGCGCAGGTGA
- a CDS encoding DUF4265 domain-containing protein, with protein sequence MNSAYKKVLFRLEQDANGYPPASVEGLWAKAVDGGYAVDNIPFHVYGIAPGDVIATREQAGETWFAALRRSGGSSVFRVIVKPPETLDQVRAALQDFGCNCETEQAVKMLALEVPPQRSLDTLLYYLLTQRDAGLLDFEEGVLRHAIPEEFR encoded by the coding sequence GTGAACAGCGCATACAAGAAGGTCTTGTTCCGCCTGGAACAGGACGCCAACGGCTATCCACCGGCCTCGGTCGAGGGGCTGTGGGCCAAGGCCGTGGACGGTGGCTATGCCGTCGACAACATTCCCTTCCATGTCTACGGCATTGCCCCGGGCGACGTGATCGCCACCCGTGAACAAGCCGGCGAAACCTGGTTTGCCGCACTACGCCGCAGCGGCGGCAGCTCGGTGTTCCGGGTTATTGTCAAGCCCCCGGAAACCTTGGACCAGGTACGCGCGGCGCTGCAAGACTTCGGCTGCAACTGCGAGACCGAGCAAGCGGTGAAGATGCTGGCGCTCGAGGTCCCGCCGCAGCGTTCGCTCGATACCCTGCTCTACTACCTGCTCACCCAGCGCGACGCCGGCCTGCTGGACTTCGAGGAAGGCGTGCTGCGCCACGCGATCCCCGAAGAATTCCGCTAG
- a CDS encoding DMT family transporter: MSVFSKTSVASAATTCLFVLLWSSGAIVSKLGLAQASPFAFLLLRSALALAGMLLIGPLLGLRWPRSRAAVLRALGTGCVLLGAYQIFYLLALDTQVTPGIMATVMGVQPILTVVLMERQRSWSRLFGLGLGLAGLVMVVYQGINLGGVSLAGMLFALLALACMTFGSILQKRITDNPMGTLPLQYLAGFAMCALFAPLQPLHVQWSGSFVGALLWMGLVVSLLATLLLYRLIAKGNLVNVTSLFYLVPAVTAVMDLLIFGNRLAPLGLLGMGLIVVGLLFVFRKPAARLAEA, translated from the coding sequence ATGTCTGTCTTTAGCAAAACCTCCGTGGCCTCGGCGGCCACTACCTGCCTGTTCGTCCTGCTGTGGAGCAGCGGGGCGATCGTTTCCAAGCTGGGCCTGGCGCAGGCCAGCCCGTTCGCCTTCCTGCTGCTGCGCTCGGCGCTGGCCCTGGCTGGCATGCTGTTGATCGGGCCGCTGCTGGGGCTGCGCTGGCCGCGCAGTCGCGCGGCCGTGCTGCGGGCCCTGGGCACCGGCTGCGTGCTGCTCGGCGCCTACCAGATCTTCTACCTGCTGGCGCTCGACACCCAGGTCACCCCGGGCATCATGGCCACGGTGATGGGGGTACAACCGATCCTGACCGTGGTGCTGATGGAGCGCCAACGCTCGTGGAGCCGTCTGTTCGGCCTGGGGTTGGGGCTGGCGGGCTTGGTCATGGTGGTCTACCAGGGCATCAACCTGGGTGGGGTATCGCTGGCCGGGATGCTGTTCGCCCTGCTGGCGCTGGCCTGCATGACCTTCGGTTCGATCCTGCAGAAGCGCATCACCGACAACCCCATGGGCACCCTGCCGCTGCAGTACCTGGCCGGCTTTGCCATGTGCGCACTGTTCGCGCCGCTGCAGCCACTGCATGTGCAGTGGAGCGGCAGCTTCGTCGGCGCGCTGCTGTGGATGGGCCTGGTGGTCTCGCTGCTGGCGACCTTGCTGCTGTACCGGCTGATCGCCAAGGGCAACCTGGTCAATGTCACCAGCCTGTTCTACCTGGTGCCGGCCGTGACTGCGGTGATGGACTTGCTGATCTTCGGTAACCGCCTGGCTCCGCTTGGCCTGCTGGGCATGGGGCTGATCGTGGTGGGCCTGCTGTTCGTGTTTCGCAAGCCCGCCGCGCGCCTGGCCGAGGCCTAG
- a CDS encoding TonB-dependent siderophore receptor, protein MSKPLPGPLNPLAKALLLRHSFRPRDALTRVGLGLAMCTAMVAQVQAQEWTLDIPAQSMNSALQALARQTDTQLLYSPEDIGGLRSSALKGQHDLASSLAILLGGSGLRYQIDGNTVTVSAASSAKDGQVELSATNVSSTGLGATTEGTGSYTTGVTSTATKMNLSIRETPQTISVITRQRMDDQHLATMTEVLNQTPGITMSQDGGERFNIYSRGSAINTYQIDGVTTTQENQTRNMPSTLLDMALYDHVEIIRGATGLMTGAGDPSGVVNLIRKRPTREFKSHIQAGVGSWDYYRAEADISGPLTANGNVRGRFVAAKQDNDTFMDWYSQKRDLVYGVVEADLSDSTVGRFSIDHQKYRADGAPGVPVLFSNGQPTDFSRSKSAGARWMYDEIETTNYTFGLEQALANDWQFKIAANYMDVDRDTDSAYLRTTTNVAYINQATGAIPIIPAKAKATQTQKGVDVTLQGPFELLGQSHELIVGYNFQEYENQHDEADAPSTTIDYYNWDNQMARPADDSYVPFLDYNVAIRQSGYYLAGRFNITDELHFILGARVSKYSYDYNLSILPTRAPTTKMRENGVVTPYAGIVYDLTPEQSVYVSYTDIFKPQSAQDVSGKTLEPVVGKNYELGWKGEFYDGRLNANAALYLIQRDNLAEEDGDNLTPGRTQAYRAVDGAETKGIDLELSGEVLPGWNLQTGYSHSRTEDADGNRLTTQLPMDTFRLWTTYRLQGDWNKLTIGGGASWNSSSSLTYARLGARVTQDDYTVASLMARYQINDNLSATVNVNNLFDEKYYAGMAGSYAHYGAPRNTMLNLRYDF, encoded by the coding sequence ATGTCCAAGCCCCTGCCCGGCCCGCTCAACCCACTGGCCAAAGCGTTACTGCTCCGTCACTCCTTTCGCCCCCGGGATGCGTTGACACGCGTCGGCCTGGGCCTGGCAATGTGCACCGCCATGGTCGCCCAGGTGCAGGCGCAGGAATGGACCCTGGACATTCCCGCGCAGTCGATGAACTCGGCATTGCAGGCACTGGCCAGACAGACCGATACCCAGTTGCTGTACAGCCCGGAGGACATCGGCGGGTTGCGCTCCAGCGCCCTCAAGGGCCAGCACGACCTCGCTTCGTCACTGGCCATCCTGCTGGGTGGCAGCGGGCTGCGTTACCAGATCGACGGCAACACCGTGACCGTCAGCGCAGCTTCAAGCGCAAAGGACGGCCAGGTCGAGCTTTCGGCGACCAACGTCAGTAGCACGGGCCTGGGGGCCACCACCGAAGGCACGGGGTCGTACACCACCGGGGTGACCAGCACCGCCACCAAGATGAACCTGTCGATCCGCGAAACGCCGCAAACCATCAGCGTGATCACTCGCCAGCGCATGGATGACCAACACCTGGCGACGATGACCGAAGTGCTCAACCAGACGCCCGGCATCACCATGTCCCAGGACGGCGGTGAGCGTTTCAACATCTACTCCCGTGGCAGTGCGATCAACACCTACCAGATCGATGGCGTGACCACCACCCAGGAAAACCAGACCCGCAACATGCCCAGCACCCTGCTGGACATGGCGCTCTATGATCATGTCGAGATCATCCGTGGTGCCACCGGTCTGATGACCGGGGCGGGTGACCCGAGCGGCGTGGTGAACCTGATCCGCAAGCGGCCAACCCGCGAGTTCAAGTCGCACATCCAGGCCGGGGTTGGCTCGTGGGACTACTACCGCGCCGAAGCAGACATCTCCGGGCCGCTGACGGCAAACGGCAACGTTCGCGGCCGCTTCGTCGCAGCCAAGCAAGACAACGACACCTTCATGGACTGGTACAGCCAGAAACGCGACCTGGTCTATGGAGTTGTCGAAGCAGACCTGAGCGACAGCACCGTCGGCCGTTTCAGCATCGACCACCAGAAGTACCGGGCCGATGGCGCCCCGGGCGTCCCGGTGCTGTTCAGCAATGGCCAACCCACCGATTTCTCCCGCTCGAAAAGCGCCGGCGCGCGCTGGATGTACGACGAAATCGAAACCACCAACTACACCTTCGGCCTGGAACAGGCACTGGCCAATGACTGGCAGTTCAAGATCGCCGCCAACTACATGGACGTCGACCGCGATACCGACTCGGCCTACCTGCGTACCACCACCAACGTGGCCTATATCAACCAGGCCACCGGTGCGATACCGATCATCCCGGCCAAGGCCAAGGCAACCCAGACGCAGAAAGGCGTCGATGTGACGCTCCAGGGCCCGTTTGAACTGCTCGGGCAGAGCCATGAGCTGATCGTCGGCTACAACTTCCAGGAGTACGAAAACCAGCACGACGAAGCCGATGCGCCGTCGACCACGATCGACTATTACAACTGGGACAACCAGATGGCCCGGCCAGCGGACGACAGCTACGTCCCGTTCCTGGATTACAACGTCGCTATCCGGCAGAGCGGTTACTACCTGGCCGGCCGCTTCAACATCACCGACGAGCTGCACTTCATCCTTGGCGCCCGGGTCTCGAAATACAGCTACGACTACAACCTCAGCATCCTGCCCACCCGCGCCCCGACCACCAAGATGCGCGAGAACGGCGTGGTCACGCCCTATGCCGGGATCGTCTACGACCTGACCCCGGAGCAGTCGGTCTATGTCAGCTATACCGACATCTTCAAACCGCAGTCCGCCCAGGATGTTTCCGGCAAGACCCTGGAACCTGTGGTGGGCAAAAACTACGAGCTGGGTTGGAAAGGTGAATTCTATGATGGCCGGTTGAATGCCAACGCTGCCCTCTATCTGATCCAGCGCGACAACCTTGCCGAAGAGGATGGCGATAACCTGACACCTGGTCGTACCCAGGCTTACCGCGCTGTCGATGGTGCGGAAACCAAAGGTATCGACCTGGAACTGTCCGGTGAGGTATTGCCCGGTTGGAACCTGCAGACCGGCTATAGCCACTCGCGTACCGAGGACGCCGATGGCAACCGCCTGACCACGCAATTGCCCATGGACACCTTCCGCCTCTGGACCACCTACCGTCTTCAGGGTGACTGGAACAAGCTGACCATTGGCGGCGGTGCAAGCTGGAACTCCAGTTCGTCGCTCACCTACGCCCGCCTGGGTGCACGGGTCACGCAAGACGACTATACCGTCGCCAGCCTGATGGCTCGCTACCAGATCAACGACAACCTGTCGGCCACCGTCAACGTCAACAACCTGTTCGATGAGAAATACTACGCAGGCATGGCCGGCAGCTACGCCCACTACGGCGCCCCGCGCAACACCATGCTGAACCTGCGCTACGACTTCTGA
- a CDS encoding formylglycine-generating enzyme family protein: MNVSTWLCRPAQITCLLLVSAHAHAAKPGDVFKDCKDCPEMVVLPAGSYLMGAPDDEVGRQPDEGPLHTVTFAKPFAMSRYQVTAGELDAYIKATGTVIKSGDDRPGRWCQASKPSYPQGPRQPAVCVDYDEVQAYTRWLANTTGKAYRMVSEAEREYAARAGSSGPFPFPFDEPGKYEISKHANTYGPKDGYTYTAPVGSYPANAFGLYDMHGNVYEWVADCYHDSYQGAPSDGSAWVQDPQCIRAHMRGNDWGEPPIFSRSANRNDRLKTTRGDFLGFRVAREL; the protein is encoded by the coding sequence ATGAACGTCTCCACCTGGCTCTGCCGGCCAGCCCAGATCACCTGCCTGCTGCTGGTCAGCGCCCATGCCCACGCCGCCAAACCCGGCGACGTGTTCAAAGACTGCAAGGACTGCCCGGAAATGGTCGTGCTGCCCGCCGGCAGCTACCTGATGGGCGCCCCCGACGACGAAGTCGGTCGCCAGCCCGACGAGGGCCCGCTGCACACCGTGACCTTCGCCAAACCCTTCGCCATGAGCCGCTACCAAGTTACCGCCGGCGAACTGGACGCCTATATCAAGGCCACCGGCACCGTGATCAAGAGCGGCGACGATCGCCCCGGCCGCTGGTGCCAGGCGAGCAAGCCCAGCTACCCGCAAGGCCCCCGCCAACCCGCGGTGTGCGTGGACTACGACGAAGTGCAGGCCTACACCCGCTGGCTGGCGAACACCACCGGCAAAGCGTACCGCATGGTCAGCGAAGCCGAACGTGAATACGCCGCCCGTGCCGGGTCCAGCGGCCCGTTTCCGTTCCCCTTCGACGAACCGGGCAAGTACGAGATCAGCAAGCACGCCAATACCTATGGCCCCAAGGACGGTTACACATACACCGCCCCGGTGGGCAGCTACCCGGCCAATGCCTTCGGCCTGTACGACATGCACGGCAACGTCTACGAGTGGGTCGCCGACTGCTACCACGACAGCTACCAAGGCGCCCCCAGCGACGGCAGCGCCTGGGTCCAGGACCCCCAGTGCATTCGCGCGCACATGCGTGGCAACGACTGGGGCGAGCCGCCGATCTTCTCTCGCTCGGCCAACCGCAACGACCGCCTCAAGACCACCCGCGGCGACTTTCTCGGTTTCCGCGTAGCACGTGAATTGTGA